From Andrena cerasifolii isolate SP2316 chromosome 12, iyAndCera1_principal, whole genome shotgun sequence, a single genomic window includes:
- the LOC143375186 gene encoding protein daughterless-like isoform X15 yields the protein MFVCPAEYASYRMYGSDEFGQDSPRYTSPKAAALYADPYYIDGNAAGTGPGDPWTGGGGGVQPPYSGYAPPHLAQPAYPMHLPHDPMLAPTGRCRSQDGEFAGWLQAYSAMSPNGEPAAPILGSAVTSAASLPPMSTFRGSGAVAANSGTGAPSPASLQYSHSPGAPTTAPSAPNSAPTTNQQPTTGDNLGKTLASVVSTRIYPTDQSVSSYSSNPSTPVSSPPPLTGSAPGWAPGAAPVSPHFTADPNRGTIHMPAPEQQRLDDAIGFLRDHAELVQGTRMEERLDDAINVLRNHAESQLGLHLGPVGPHGSLYSHTSPPQLDHLTSPHPAVTVAQPQGSYPGLTPTPDTDGSIKIERLPVSNAKYVSLEKRKDPPDSSGGETKPSSSDLTAGGVIGTGTVNSTSQGKGTKRSRRYCSSADEDCDDPSTKAVREKERRQANNVRERIRIRDINEALKELGRMCMTHLKTDKPQTKLGILNMAVEVIMTLEQQVRERNLNPKAACLKRREEEKAEDGPKLPGHLAAHIAHPHPHPHAHSQPPFSTMPGPPPSLQHNPSQPQ from the exons ATGTTTGTGTGCCCTGCGGAGTACGCCAGCTACAGAATG TACGGCTCGGACGAATTCGGCCAGGACTCGCCGAGATACACCTCCCCCAAGGCTGCGGCCCTCTACGCAGACCCCTATTATATCG ATGGAAACGCGGCAGGAACGGGTCCTGGTGACCCATGGACGGGTGGCGGCGGCGGTGTTCAGCCCCCGTACAGCGGATACGCACCCCCTCACCTGGCCCAACCAGCTTACCCTATGCACCTACCCCACGACCCCATG CTTGCACCTACAGGTCGTTGTAGGAGCCAAGACGGTGAATTTGCTGGATGGTTGCAGGCGTACTCGGCCATGTCGCCGAACGGAGAGCCGGCGGCGCCGATTCTGGGCTCGGCGGTGACCAGCGCTGCCTCACTGCCACCGATGTCGACATTCCGGGGTAGCGGAGCAGTGGCGGCGAACAGCGGTACCGGTGCGCCATCCCCGGCGTCCTTGCAATATAGTCATAGTCCCGGTGCACCGACCACCGCACCCTCCGCACCCAACTCGGCACCCACGACGAACCAGCAGCCCACCACGGGGGACAACCTCGGCAAAACTCTCGCCTCTGTAGTAAGCACAAGA ATCTACCCCACGGACCAATCGGTATCGAGTTACAGCAGCAACCCGTCCACGCCAGTGAGTTCGCCGCCACCCCTGACGGGATCGGCGCCAGGCTGGGCACCGGGTGCTGCACCAGTGTCTCCACACTTCACGGCGGATCCCAACCGTGGAACTATCCACATG CCGGCGCCTGAACAGCAGAGGCTAGACGATGCCATCGGCTTCCTTCGCGACCACGCCGAG TTGGTACAGGGAACGCGGATGGAGGAGCGACTGGACGATGCCATAAACGTCCTGAGGAACCACGCGGAGAGCCAACTGGGCCTACACCTCGGTCCCGTTGGTCCGCACGGTTCCCTCTACTCCCACACATCACCACCGCAACTGGACCACTTG ACGAGTCCGCATCCCGCGGTAACAGTGGCGCAACCTCAGGGATCCTATCCTGGCCTCACGCCCACTCCAGACACAGACGGCTCCATCAAGATCGAGAGGTTACCTGTGTCAAATGCCA AATACGTCTCTCTGGAGAAGAGAAAGGATCCGCCGGATAGTAGTGGCGGCGAGACGAAACCTTCGAGCAGCGATCTGACGGCAGGGGGTGTCATTGGTACTGGCACGGTGAATTCCACGTCTCAGGGAAAAGGGACGAAGAGATCGCGCAGATA TTGTTCGAGCGCTGATGAAGATTGCGACGATCCCAGCACCAAAGCGGTGCGCGAGAAGGAACGTCGCCAGGCCAACAACGTGCGTGAAAG GATACGTATCAGGGACATCAACGAGGCTTTGAAGGAACTCGGTAGAATGTGCATGACGCACCTGAAGACGGACAAACCTCAGACGAAACTCGGTATCCTCAACATGGCTGTCGAAGTGATCATGACGTTGGAGCAGCAAGTTAGAG AACGAAACCTCAACCCGAAGGCAGCGTGCTTGAagaggagagaggaggagaaggcAGAGGACGGGCCTAAACTACCCGGTCATCTCGCGGCGCACATAGCTCACCCACATCCTCATCCCCACGCGCATTCTCAGCCACCCTTCTCCACGATGCCT GGCCCGCCACCTTCCCTTCAGCACAATCCATCGCAGCCGCAGTAG